The window CACGCTGGCGAAACCGGGGAAGACGACGCTGACCGTCGGCGACTTCACCACCCGCCTCACACCGAAGAAGGCCGATGGCTCCTTCACCGGGCTCGGTTCCTTCACCTCGGACTGCACGCTCGACCCCGGCCAGGATCCGGTCCTGCTCGCCTTCGAACTCGGCGAGAAGCCCGCCGGGCACCGGTTCGCGATCGCCGGGAAGACCGGGATCAAGGCACTCGGTGCCGACGCGACGCTGACCGGCACCTTCGAGCTGAGCCCGACTGCGGCGACGGTGTTCAGCGGCGGCCCGGTGTTCGACAAGGCGCACACCGACTTCCGGCTGTTCGGCTTCCTTCCGGGCTCGGCCGATCTGGAGTTCGTCGCCGACGGGCCGCAAGGCGGCGACCTCGCCGGGACCGGTTTCGTCTCACGACCCCGTTTCACCACCGTCCTCCCGCTGGTGACGCTCGTCGGCATGCCGGTCAGCACCGGACCCGGCTGCCGGACGTCGGCCCCCTCGACGGCGGAACTGCGCACCGGCGACGGCTTCACCATGGCGAAGGGTGGCGCACTTCGCGGCACCTACTCGCTGGCGCCGCTGACCGGCTGCGGCGCCTTCAACTCCTACGTGAGTACGCTCGTCCAGGGGGACGGCAACACCTTCGAACTCGCGCTGACCCCGCGCTGATCCCGCACCTGCGCTCGCGTGAAGTACATGAAGGACCCCTTCATGTACTGGGGAGAGACCTCGCGTACAGAGGTTTCGCGTGATCCCACGGACGACACGCGTGACTGGACGGACGACACGCGTGATCCGACGGACGACACACGCGCGGCCAGGGTTCCGCCGTGAGTCGTCCGTCCAATCACGCGTGTCGTCCCTTCAATCACGTGTGTCGTCCATCCAGACACGCGAGACCGGCACCTGTTTCCACCACCACCGCAGTAGTCGGGCCGACGGCGGCTCCGGTTCCCAGCGGCGGTAATCTCCCTCGTGACACGACCCGGACACCTGGTCCACCACCGAGGAACCGCTGGTGAATCCTGGGAGTGCCACGAAATGACGATTTCCGCGCCGGAGTCCGCCGTCCGCACGGTGGAACTGACCGTGTCGGGGATGACCTGCGCCGCCTGTTCGGCGCGGGTGGAACGCACGCTGAACAAGCTGGACGGGGTCCGCGCGTCGGTGAACTACGCGACCGAGCGCGCCACCGTGCAGGTGCCCGAAGCGCTGGCCGACGACGTGCTCATCGAGCGGGTTCGCAAATCCGGCTACACGGCGGAGATCCGCGGCGAAGAGGATCCGGACATCGGCTTCGCCCGCGTCCGGGATCTCCGTCGACGGCTGGTGGTCGCCGCGTTGCTGGCGATCCCGCTGGGCAACCTCTCGATCACCCTCGCGCTGGTGCCGCGGCTGCGGTTCCCCGGCTGGGAACTGCTGTGCCTCGCCCTGGCCGTTCCCGTGGTGTTCTGGTCCGCGCTGCCGTTCCACCGTGCCACGCTGCGGAACCTTCGCCATCGTTCGTCCAGTATGGACACTTTGGTGTCACTGGGCGTGCTCTCGTCCTTCGCGTGGTCGGCGTGGTCGGCCTTCGCCGGCGGTGCGGAGCCCGGGTATTGGATCGGCTTCGGTCCGACGGCGGCCGGTGCCGACGCGATCTACCTCGACGTCGCCGCCGGCGTGACCACCTTCCTGCTGGCAGGCAGGTACTTCGAGAGCCGGTCCAGGCGCAGTGCCGCCGGGCTCCTGGCCGCGCTGGACGCCCTGGCGGCCAAGGACGTCCGGGTGCTGCGGGAAGGTGCCGAGCGCATGGTCCCCGTCGGCGAACTGGCCGTCGGGGACCTGTTCGTGGTCAAGCCGGGGGAATCGATCGCGGCCGACGGTGTCGTCCACAGCGGACTGTCCACTGTGGATGTCAGTGCGGTGACGGGTGAGCCGGTGCCCGCGGAAGCCGCCACCGGAGACCGGGTCGTCGGCGCTTCGGTGAACCGGGACGGCAGGCTCGTCGTCCGCGCGACCGCGGTCGGCGCGCACACCCAGCTGGCCCAGATGACCGCGCTGGCCGAACGCGCGCAGGCCCGCAAGGCCGCGGTGCAACGGCTGGTCGACCGGATCTGCGCGGTGTTCGTCCCCGCCGTGCTCGGCGTGGCCGCGCTGACGCTCGCGGCCTGGCTGCTCGGTGGGGCACCCGCCCGCGAAGGATTCGCGGCGGCCGTCGCCGTCCTCATCATCGCCTGCCCGTGCGCCCTCGGGCTGGCGACGCCGACCGCGCTGATGGCCGGGGTCGGCCGCGGCGCCCAGCTCGGCATCCTCATCAAGGGGCCGGACGCGCTCGAGGCGAGCCGCACGGTGGACACCGTCGTACTCGACAAGACCGGCACCGTCACCACCGGGAAGATGACCGTCACCGCGTGCCATCCCGCCGACGGGTTCACCCGTGGCGAGCTGCTGCGGTTCGCCGGGGCCGTGGAGGCCGGTTCGGAGCACGCGATCGCGGCGGCCGTGGTGACCGCGGCGCGGGCGGAACTGCCGGACCTTCCCCCGGTC of the Amycolatopsis lurida genome contains:
- a CDS encoding DUF6801 domain-containing protein — protein: MPLRINVRMLLAAGLTVLLTAGCLLFVAVRSAAAGTPVDKKLSFTCPFPLIGLQKLEVNITADFEVPTAPGGTLTTSGLTITVTVPDKAARGLNLVGATTIEGTAAAGVTLVNGDATPLPVRLPLNVAKTDIPPSGTFSPVATGSVPTITLAKPGKTTLTVGDFTTRLTPKKADGSFTGLGSFTSDCTLDPGQDPVLLAFELGEKPAGHRFAIAGKTGIKALGADATLTGTFELSPTAATVFSGGPVFDKAHTDFRLFGFLPGSADLEFVADGPQGGDLAGTGFVSRPRFTTVLPLVTLVGMPVSTGPGCRTSAPSTAELRTGDGFTMAKGGALRGTYSLAPLTGCGAFNSYVSTLVQGDGNTFELALTPR